In a single window of the Acyrthosiphon pisum isolate AL4f chromosome X, pea_aphid_22Mar2018_4r6ur, whole genome shotgun sequence genome:
- the LOC103310465 gene encoding putative nuclease HARBI1, producing the protein MWSSSSSSSSDSDDENIIIRRRRIFRPRINNNFMAEYEYNERFRMNSVKLEYIVSSIGHLLVHHTNRNHALSPIQQVNLCLHFLGSGTQYHSIGDMHGVSKATVCRVVRNVTKAINEVLFPQLVRFPNDLVTVVQQFHSIASIPLVVGCVDGTLIKIDAPSINEPVFVDRHGNHSVTCTAVCGPTMQFYYVNANWPGSVHDARVLRNSSLWAKMESGWRPIENGIILGDSAYPLRDWLIPPTIRNPNDSAELSFVRRHKKRRRIIENAFGILKEKFPCLNYMRLGPELTCNIFQACTALCNLARVNDEDIMLEEFENNSSNDELSDDEPDRELQNVQLWNGEHRLQKIINNFR; encoded by the coding sequence atgtggtcatcttcatcatcaagtTCTTCTGACAGCGACGACGAGAATATTATCATTCGTCGAAGAAGAATATTCCGTccaagaattaataataattttatggctGAATATGAATACAACGAACGGTTCAGAATGAACTCAGTGAAGTTGGAGTACATTGTCAGCAGTATAGGGCATCTTCTAGTTCATCATACAAACAGAAATCATGCATTATCCCCCATTCAACAAGTAAATTTATGCTTACATTTCTTGGGAAGTGGTACTCAGTATCACTCTATTGGTGATATGCATGGTGTATCAAAAGCTACTGTTTGTCGTGTAGTAAGAAATGTGACAAAAGCCATAAATGAGGTACTTTTTCCACAATTGGTTCGATTTCCAAATGATTTGGTAACTGTTGTTCAACAATTCCATAGTATAGCTTCAATACCCTTAGTTGTAGGTTGTGTTGATGgaactttaattaaaattgacgCGCCATCGATAAATGAACCGGTGTTTGTTGATAGACATGGAAATCATTCTGTTACGTGTACAGCAGTTTGTGGACCAACTatgcaattttattatgtaaatgcaAACTGGCCAGGCTCAGTACATGATGCTAGAGTCTTACGCAATAGTTCATTATGGGCTAAAATGGAATCAGGTTGGAGACCAATTGAAAATGGGATTATACTTGGCGACAGCGCATATCCTTTAAGAGATTGGCTAATACCACCTACTATAAGAAACCCAAATGATTCAGCAGAACTGTCATTTGTTCGACGTCATAAAAAAAGAAGACGAATAATTGAAAATgcatttggaattttaaaagaaaagttTCCATGCTTAAATTACATGAGACTTGGACCAGAATTGACCTGCAATATATTTCAAGCATGTACTGCCTTATGTAATTTAGCTAGGGTAAATGATGAAGATATTATGTTGGAGGAATTTGAAAACAACAGTAGCAATGATGAATTAAGTGATGATGAACCAGACAGAgaattacaaaatgttcaattatgGAATGGAGAACATAGGTTGCAAAagataattaacaattttagatga